From one Basilea psittacipulmonis DSM 24701 genomic stretch:
- the uvrC gene encoding excinuclease ABC subunit UvrC, with amino-acid sequence MPNDFCIKTFLSELPHLPGVYRHLDKDGVVLYVGKARDLKKRVSSYFQKTLASPRIAHMVSKVAKIEVTVTRSEAEALILENNLIKTLHPKYNILFRDDKSYPYLRFTDHQYPRIAYYRGNTNKNGRYFGPYPNSWAVKETIQILQKIFHLRTCEDSVFSHRSRPCLQYQIHRCSAPCVQKISEQEYQADIHKAILFLEGKADDLIQSMQAKMMAASDALEFEKAAVIRDQINALATVLHQQTMEVGGASDVDIIAVAKMNGKFCVNLAMVRSGRHLGDRAFFPSQYDDDDSESNVLQAFMSQHYLEQLMPPTLIISCPLEDDELLTLLSESKAYRPKVILHPQGIRKAWLEQAIKNAQLSLSRMLSETSAKQERTLLLCDLLGLDTQDSDQIRIECFDISHTSGEATQASCVVYQNHMMQPSMYRRYNISGITPGDDYAAMRQVLHRRFTSVVEGNSPMPTIALIDGGKGQVDIAKNVFEELGLDTSVIVGVAKGEGRKIGLETLIFTDGRAPISPGISSPALMLIDEIRDEAHRFAITGMRAKRAKSRQVSRLEDVEGIGAKRRQKLLTRFGGLNGVKNASIEDLSKIEGISRALAEKIYHALH; translated from the coding sequence ATGCCAAACGACTTTTGCATCAAAACATTTCTCAGTGAGTTGCCTCATTTGCCTGGTGTTTATCGTCATCTTGATAAAGACGGGGTGGTTTTGTATGTGGGCAAAGCTCGAGATTTGAAAAAACGCGTCAGTTCTTATTTTCAGAAGACACTGGCCAGTCCTCGCATTGCTCATATGGTATCAAAAGTGGCTAAGATTGAAGTGACGGTGACGCGATCTGAGGCTGAGGCATTAATTTTAGAAAATAACTTAATTAAAACTCTCCACCCTAAATACAATATTCTTTTTCGTGATGATAAATCTTATCCTTATTTAAGATTTACTGATCACCAATACCCCAGAATTGCTTATTATCGAGGTAATACTAATAAAAACGGTCGATATTTTGGTCCCTATCCTAATAGTTGGGCGGTCAAAGAAACGATTCAAATCTTACAAAAAATCTTTCATTTAAGAACTTGCGAAGATAGCGTATTTAGCCATCGTTCGCGTCCTTGTCTTCAATATCAAATTCATCGTTGTTCGGCACCTTGTGTACAAAAGATTTCTGAACAAGAATATCAGGCAGATATTCATAAGGCGATTTTGTTTTTAGAGGGCAAGGCGGATGATTTGATTCAATCCATGCAAGCTAAGATGATGGCGGCTTCGGATGCATTGGAATTTGAAAAAGCGGCCGTGATTCGTGATCAAATTAATGCCTTGGCAACTGTTTTACATCAACAAACGATGGAAGTTGGTGGTGCTAGCGATGTTGATATCATTGCAGTGGCGAAGATGAATGGTAAGTTCTGTGTGAATTTAGCGATGGTGAGATCAGGTCGTCATTTGGGTGACCGTGCATTTTTTCCAAGTCAATATGATGATGACGATAGTGAGTCTAATGTGCTTCAAGCGTTTATGAGTCAGCATTATTTGGAACAGTTGATGCCTCCAACGCTGATTATTTCTTGTCCATTAGAGGATGATGAGTTGCTGACTTTATTAAGTGAGTCAAAAGCATATCGTCCCAAAGTGATTTTGCACCCTCAAGGAATCCGTAAAGCTTGGCTAGAACAAGCGATTAAAAACGCCCAATTATCTTTGTCTCGCATGCTGTCAGAAACTAGTGCTAAACAAGAACGAACCTTGTTGTTGTGCGATTTATTAGGATTAGATACACAAGACAGCGATCAAATAAGAATAGAATGTTTTGATATTTCTCATACCTCAGGTGAGGCGACACAAGCGTCTTGCGTGGTATATCAAAATCATATGATGCAACCCTCCATGTACCGTCGGTATAACATTTCTGGTATCACCCCAGGGGATGATTATGCGGCAATGAGGCAAGTGTTGCATAGACGCTTTACTTCTGTCGTGGAGGGTAACTCGCCCATGCCAACGATTGCATTGATTGATGGCGGAAAAGGACAGGTAGATATCGCGAAAAACGTATTTGAGGAATTAGGGTTAGATACTTCGGTGATTGTAGGGGTAGCCAAAGGTGAGGGGAGAAAAATAGGTTTAGAAACCCTGATTTTTACAGATGGTCGAGCTCCTATTTCTCCTGGTATTAGCTCGCCTGCATTGATGTTAATTGATGAGATAAGGGACGAGGCCCACCGATTTGCGATTACAGGGATGCGTGCAAAACGAGCGAAATCGCGTCAAGTTTCTCGCTTAGAAGATGTGGAGGGAATTGGTGCAAAACGTCGTCAGAAGTTACTGACTCGATTTGGTGGATTAAATGGCGTTAAAAATGCAAGTATTGAAGATTTAAGTAAAATTGAGGGGATTTCAAGAGCGTTGGCTGAGAAGATTTACCACGCTTTACATTGA
- a CDS encoding SPFH domain-containing protein produces MLEFAIVLLVVVIVFLTQSIRIVPQGMEYTMLRLGRYKKTLEPGFNLIIPFWDRIGHKVNMKERVLDVPRQEVITKDNATVEVDGIVFFQVIDAAKAAYAVDHLEYSIINLSMTNLRTVMGSMPLDDLLASRDEINQRLLNTIDLATHPWGVKVTRVEIKDISPPADLVDAMARQKKAEQIKRAQILEAEGERQSEILKAEGQKQAQVLEAQGRREAAFLDAEARERAAKAEAEATRMVSEAIAQGNTNAINYFVAQKYVEALGKFAESNHQKTFFLPMDTSGLLGALGGVAEMLNDTKKQTK; encoded by the coding sequence ATGTTAGAGTTTGCAATAGTATTACTCGTGGTGGTCATCGTATTTTTGACACAGTCGATTCGTATTGTGCCACAAGGGATGGAATATACGATGTTGCGTTTGGGTCGATACAAAAAAACGTTAGAACCTGGTTTTAATTTGATCATTCCATTCTGGGATCGTATTGGACATAAGGTCAATATGAAAGAAAGAGTGTTGGACGTTCCTCGTCAAGAAGTGATCACAAAGGATAACGCCACTGTTGAAGTGGATGGTATCGTGTTTTTCCAAGTGATTGATGCGGCCAAGGCAGCTTATGCGGTCGATCATTTAGAATATTCGATTATTAATTTATCCATGACGAATCTTCGTACGGTCATGGGTAGTATGCCTTTGGATGATTTATTGGCTAGTCGTGATGAGATTAACCAGCGTTTGTTGAATACGATTGATTTAGCGACTCATCCATGGGGTGTTAAAGTAACGCGTGTTGAAATTAAAGATATTTCTCCACCTGCTGATTTGGTCGATGCAATGGCTCGTCAGAAAAAAGCTGAACAGATTAAACGTGCCCAAATTCTAGAAGCAGAAGGTGAAAGACAATCTGAAATTTTAAAAGCAGAGGGTCAAAAACAGGCACAGGTATTAGAAGCACAAGGTCGTCGTGAAGCAGCCTTTTTGGATGCGGAAGCACGTGAACGTGCCGCGAAAGCGGAAGCGGAAGCAACACGTATGGTTTCTGAAGCGATTGCCCAAGGTAACACGAATGCGATTAATTATTTCGTTGCTCAGAAGTATGTAGAGGCTTTAGGTAAATTCGCAGAAAGTAATCACCAAAAAACATTCTTCTTGCCGATGGATACTTCTGGGTTACTAGGGGCTTTGGGTGGTGTAGCTGAGATGCTGAATGACACCAAGAAACAAACCAAATAG
- a CDS encoding TIM-barrel domain-containing protein produces the protein MRFGLKSALELEKAQEALHINTEFETTEIEVIDDKVYKLIVDSYEMHIYPSPFRLEWYHSGKLITRTSLLYEQAPLAWQLDDEKRPSDWGLMLDLKDDTRLYGLGSCADLSRRGDRVLSSDEGYQPFVYANDGWGVFLNHWGEASHHLASDHPNTYEIYAKSAVLDLWVMLGTPSQIFNHFSNITKPALYVPIWSLAPTLNQLPQQSNTDFIAIASKYRETSFGLNNLRFSLPSFADFAQNKLQLEWSDSRQTNLELFFDHLHNEKWHIYAPTLPIIKVGTPLFEELEDRGWLLQDEAGNAFLFEGHLVHTSEKFALLDITYKDAMELWVEWHRVATAQMLDGMVTELPIPSFDGVYARMGQTGSYLHQLYTLYLEDAVQKAMKDHRVPSEAIAFNGPFSAYSQRYLWQEVRTDESSWAGLEYLIRESLSLQNSGCIAPSIRLTASLLKNSSDEFLMRLLSFVVFSTGFSIDACEDLLRLTHSKYKDVFEHLLNLRMRMLPYVYGLIEEGIRSGVPVQRSLPLSFPDDPEVDAYPHEYLFGDALLMCPVFEADQDETAVYLPKGSAWWDLNTGQRYEGGQLITVASPVGTVVAFGREGYILCLGPDMQTTEDFNTAKILEEVWMFDMPLVDPLVMRNKIRVMHMQGSSYLKGLEGLKIFCLPGIEVKRRGSEVRISRER, from the coding sequence TTGAGATTTGGCTTAAAATCAGCCCTAGAACTTGAGAAAGCTCAAGAAGCCTTGCATATCAATACAGAATTTGAAACGACAGAGATAGAAGTCATTGACGATAAGGTGTATAAGCTGATTGTCGATTCATATGAGATGCATATCTATCCATCTCCGTTTCGTTTGGAATGGTATCATTCGGGTAAGTTAATCACGAGAACCAGTCTGTTATATGAACAAGCACCATTGGCTTGGCAATTGGATGATGAAAAACGTCCTAGCGATTGGGGATTGATGCTTGATTTGAAAGATGATACCAGACTTTATGGCTTGGGATCGTGTGCTGATTTATCAAGACGTGGTGACCGTGTGCTTTCATCAGATGAGGGATACCAACCTTTTGTTTATGCCAATGATGGATGGGGAGTGTTTTTAAATCATTGGGGTGAAGCTTCTCATCATTTGGCATCAGATCATCCAAATACCTATGAAATTTACGCTAAATCTGCTGTGTTGGACCTTTGGGTCATGTTGGGAACGCCTAGTCAGATCTTTAATCATTTTTCTAACATTACCAAACCAGCATTGTACGTGCCTATCTGGTCTTTGGCACCGACGTTGAATCAATTACCCCAACAATCGAATACAGATTTTATTGCCATTGCTTCAAAATATCGTGAAACATCTTTTGGCTTAAATAATCTACGGTTTTCATTGCCAAGTTTTGCAGACTTTGCTCAAAATAAACTCCAGCTGGAATGGAGTGATTCACGCCAAACAAATTTAGAATTATTTTTTGATCATTTGCATAATGAAAAATGGCATATTTACGCACCGACCCTACCCATTATTAAAGTAGGTACGCCTTTATTTGAAGAATTAGAAGATCGAGGTTGGTTGTTGCAAGACGAAGCAGGTAACGCCTTTTTATTTGAGGGACATCTGGTTCATACGTCAGAAAAGTTTGCTTTATTGGACATTACCTATAAAGATGCAATGGAACTTTGGGTTGAATGGCACCGTGTGGCGACCGCTCAGATGCTCGATGGCATGGTAACTGAACTGCCGATTCCATCATTTGATGGTGTCTATGCACGTATGGGACAAACGGGATCATATCTGCATCAGTTGTACACTTTATATCTTGAAGATGCGGTACAAAAAGCGATGAAAGATCACAGAGTACCATCAGAAGCAATTGCTTTTAATGGACCGTTTTCTGCCTATTCCCAAAGATATTTATGGCAAGAAGTTAGAACTGATGAGTCATCTTGGGCAGGTCTTGAATATTTGATCAGAGAAAGTCTTAGCCTACAAAACTCGGGTTGTATCGCTCCATCGATACGTTTAACGGCATCATTGCTTAAAAATAGTAGCGATGAATTTTTAATGAGATTGCTCAGTTTTGTAGTTTTCTCAACAGGATTTAGTATCGATGCGTGTGAGGATTTATTACGATTAACGCATTCTAAATACAAAGATGTATTTGAACATTTGTTAAATCTTCGCATGAGAATGTTGCCTTATGTGTATGGCTTGATTGAAGAGGGCATTCGTTCTGGTGTTCCCGTCCAACGTTCACTACCGTTGAGTTTTCCTGATGATCCAGAGGTGGATGCTTACCCGCATGAATACTTGTTTGGCGACGCTTTATTAATGTGTCCAGTTTTTGAAGCGGATCAGGATGAAACCGCTGTATATTTGCCTAAAGGCAGTGCATGGTGGGATTTAAATACAGGACAACGATACGAGGGGGGACAGTTGATCACGGTCGCTTCTCCAGTTGGAACGGTGGTGGCATTTGGGCGAGAGGGCTATATTTTGTGCCTTGGTCCAGACATGCAAACGACCGAAGACTTTAATACCGCGAAAATATTAGAAGAAGTTTGGATGTTCGATATGCCTTTAGTTGATCCTTTAGTGATGCGTAACAAAATCCGAGTGATGCACATGCAAGGATCAAGTTATTTGAAAGGATTAGAGGGTTTGAAAATCTTTTGTTTGCCAGGTATTGAAGTGAAACGACGTGGCTCTGAGGTACGTATTTCAAGAGAACGATAA
- a CDS encoding NAD(P)H-dependent glycerol-3-phosphate dehydrogenase encodes MNILVMGAGAWGTALALHFAQTHQVSLWSRRAEHVDEMKREHENAQYLPGFPLDGLNLLHTLEHHSFDLVLLATPVNALRQTAVYLKQAGLSNVPALVACKGFEQGTGLLPHEVLKEVYGSSATKIGILSGPSFAQELAQKLPCAVVLASDNLHWVEALCLELNTPILRLYANQDVVGVAVGGAVKNVLAIATGISDGLGLGLNARAALITRGLAEITRLAVAMGANVTTLMGLSGIGDMILTCTGSLSRNRTVGLLLAEGKTLATILKELGHVAEGVLTVEEVVRQSQSHGVEMPIAQLLYQLIKDHINISQVKEILMERVPKQEM; translated from the coding sequence ATGAATATTTTAGTGATGGGTGCAGGTGCTTGGGGAACCGCATTGGCATTGCATTTTGCACAAACGCATCAAGTAAGTTTGTGGTCTAGGCGAGCAGAACATGTCGATGAGATGAAACGAGAGCATGAGAATGCCCAGTATTTGCCGGGATTTCCATTAGATGGACTGAATTTATTGCATACGCTTGAACATCATTCATTTGATTTGGTTTTGTTGGCCACCCCCGTGAATGCTTTAAGACAGACGGCCGTCTATTTAAAACAAGCAGGGTTGTCGAACGTTCCAGCCTTAGTGGCATGTAAAGGATTTGAACAAGGCACAGGGCTGTTGCCACATGAGGTATTAAAAGAAGTTTATGGATCATCAGCGACAAAAATAGGCATTCTGTCTGGACCTAGCTTTGCTCAAGAATTGGCTCAAAAACTACCTTGTGCGGTGGTATTGGCTTCTGATAATTTACATTGGGTCGAAGCATTGTGTTTAGAATTGAATACGCCCATCTTACGTTTGTATGCTAATCAAGATGTAGTGGGCGTGGCTGTAGGTGGTGCGGTGAAAAACGTTTTGGCGATCGCAACAGGTATCTCAGATGGATTAGGCTTGGGGTTAAATGCAAGAGCAGCATTGATTACTCGTGGGTTGGCTGAAATAACCCGATTGGCTGTTGCAATGGGGGCTAATGTTACGACATTGATGGGATTGTCGGGAATAGGCGATATGATATTGACCTGTACAGGATCTTTGTCTCGTAATCGAACAGTGGGCTTGTTGTTGGCTGAGGGAAAAACGTTAGCGACGATTTTAAAAGAACTCGGACATGTGGCAGAAGGGGTGTTAACGGTTGAGGAAGTTGTCCGTCAATCTCAGTCACATGGTGTAGAAATGCCTATTGCCCAGCTTTTATATCAGCTGATAAAAGATCATATCAATATTTCTCAAGTAAAAGAAATCCTGATGGAACGCGTGCCAAAACAGGAAATGTAA
- the pgsA gene encoding CDP-diacylglycerol--glycerol-3-phosphate 3-phosphatidyltransferase: MNFPIILTWTRVAMIPLLIMIYYLPIPWGEKDIYRDAIGTVFFVLAAITDWLDGWLARRLNQTSAFGAFLDPVADKLMVTAALIILLFLSRVDPIIAVIIIGREITISALREWMATLGARSNVAVHWLGKVKTIVQMIAIPCLLYGHTIAGIDFKILGTVLIVLAAVLTIWSMCYYLKSAWPHLVNEK, encoded by the coding sequence ATGAATTTCCCTATTATTTTGACATGGACGAGAGTGGCGATGATCCCACTTTTGATCATGATTTATTATTTGCCAATTCCATGGGGTGAAAAAGATATTTATCGTGATGCGATCGGTACGGTTTTCTTTGTATTAGCAGCGATTACTGATTGGTTAGATGGATGGTTGGCACGTAGGTTGAATCAGACTTCTGCGTTTGGTGCATTTTTAGATCCGGTTGCAGATAAACTAATGGTCACCGCCGCACTTATCATACTGTTGTTTTTGTCGCGAGTGGATCCGATTATCGCGGTGATTATTATTGGACGTGAGATCACTATTTCTGCTTTGAGAGAATGGATGGCAACTTTAGGGGCGAGATCGAACGTTGCGGTACATTGGTTAGGTAAGGTAAAAACCATTGTTCAGATGATTGCGATTCCCTGTTTGTTATATGGTCATACGATAGCAGGCATTGATTTTAAAATATTAGGAACGGTGTTGATTGTGTTAGCCGCCGTGTTAACGATTTGGTCGATGTGTTATTACCTAAAAAGTGCATGGCCACATTTAGTCAATGAAAAGTAG
- the orn gene encoding oligoribonuclease — protein sequence MSLNEQRLVWIDMEMTGLDVEKERIIEVAMIITEPDLTVVYEAPVWVIHQSSEILDKMDAWNKGTHGGSGLIDKVKASDLTEEKVEDEIINILSQYVPKGKALLCGNSIAQDRLFIKKYMPKLDTFLHYRMIDVTTLKELARRWAPQVFAANEQKKSNKHQALQDIRESIEELKCYREHFIAL from the coding sequence ATGTCATTAAATGAACAACGCCTTGTGTGGATCGATATGGAAATGACAGGGCTAGATGTTGAAAAAGAACGTATCATCGAAGTGGCCATGATTATCACAGAGCCTGATTTGACGGTTGTATATGAAGCACCAGTATGGGTGATTCACCAAAGTTCAGAAATTTTAGATAAGATGGATGCTTGGAACAAAGGCACGCACGGAGGTAGCGGTCTAATCGATAAAGTAAAGGCCTCTGATTTGACTGAAGAAAAAGTAGAAGATGAAATAATCAATATCTTGAGTCAATATGTTCCAAAAGGTAAAGCCTTATTATGCGGTAATTCTATTGCTCAAGATCGATTGTTTATTAAAAAATATATGCCAAAGTTAGATACGTTTTTGCACTATCGAATGATTGATGTGACAACGTTAAAAGAACTCGCCAGAAGATGGGCTCCACAAGTGTTTGCGGCAAATGAACAAAAAAAATCAAATAAACATCAAGCATTGCAAGATATTCGCGAGTCTATCGAAGAGTTGAAATGTTATCGTGAACACTTTATTGCCTTGTAA
- the rsgA gene encoding ribosome small subunit-dependent GTPase A: protein MKGLVTAAHGRHYEVELENGKHYRCYPKGKKSIVCVGDHVQVNVQNEQQAWIEEILPRKNLLYRSDKMRSRQFAANIDQLIIVIATEPDFSLDLLGRAVTAAWAEHIDPIILLNKCDLQEKVDRCLEKIFFYTQHVPLIKLSALNTQEVEALLLPKLEHKTSILLGQSGMGKSTILNALVPDANCQTQEISQALGTGKHTTTHSTLYHLPHHRGQIIDSPGFQAFGLFHLSHEQILQGFPEFNEYLKDCRFYNCTHQKEPHCGVRQALAEGKIDPERYDLYLRLLADIQVSFD from the coding sequence ATGAAAGGGTTGGTTACCGCTGCTCATGGCAGACATTATGAAGTAGAACTTGAGAACGGCAAACATTATCGTTGTTATCCCAAAGGAAAAAAATCAATCGTCTGCGTGGGTGATCACGTACAAGTGAATGTCCAAAATGAGCAACAAGCCTGGATAGAAGAGATATTGCCTAGAAAAAATTTGCTTTATCGTTCTGACAAAATGCGTTCTCGCCAGTTTGCCGCAAACATCGATCAACTGATTATTGTGATTGCAACAGAACCTGATTTTTCTTTAGATTTGCTAGGTCGTGCTGTAACCGCTGCATGGGCAGAACACATCGATCCCATTATCTTATTAAACAAATGCGATTTACAAGAAAAAGTCGATCGTTGTTTAGAAAAAATTTTCTTTTATACCCAACACGTCCCTCTTATCAAGCTTTCAGCACTGAACACTCAAGAAGTAGAAGCGTTACTTTTGCCAAAACTTGAACACAAAACAAGCATTTTATTAGGTCAAAGTGGCATGGGAAAATCTACTATTTTGAATGCATTAGTTCCTGATGCCAACTGTCAAACTCAAGAGATTTCACAAGCCTTAGGCACGGGTAAACACACCACCACCCACAGCACTTTATATCATTTACCCCATCATCGCGGACAAATTATTGATTCACCCGGCTTTCAAGCATTTGGTTTATTTCATTTAAGTCACGAGCAGATTTTACAAGGCTTTCCCGAATTTAATGAGTATTTAAAAGACTGTCGATTTTACAACTGCACTCACCAAAAAGAACCACATTGTGGCGTTCGCCAAGCCTTGGCAGAGGGCAAGATAGATCCTGAACGTTACGATCTGTACCTTCGATTACTAGCTGATATTCAAGTCTCTTTTGATTAG
- the nagZ gene encoding beta-N-acetylhexosaminidase, whose amino-acid sequence MNQILSSLSYWSKRDEGSKTPLGPVMVDIEGYELTEHEKQRLKHPLVGSVILFTRNFQSREQLTRLCQEIHSLRDTPLLIVVDHEGGRVQRFKTDGFTHLPAMRELGRVYEQDELLALQLAQATGFILASELRACGVDFSFTPVLDLDYGRSDVIGNRAFHADPKVVSLLSRALIQGLSDSGMASCGKHFPGHGYVNADSHTHVPIDDRSFEEIYEKDVKPYIALGNLSLPAIMPAHVIYEKVDSQPAGFSKFWVQKILREQLAYQGVIFSDDLTMEGASVAGDIHDRAKAAFHAGCDMVLVCNRPDLADELLEKLTPPADVELKTNRLMSLLPVGAALTWDELQTNGLYVNAKRLLHQNISQ is encoded by the coding sequence ATGAATCAGATCTTGTCTTCGCTTTCGTACTGGTCGAAACGCGATGAAGGTAGTAAAACACCTTTAGGCCCAGTGATGGTGGATATCGAGGGTTATGAGTTAACAGAACATGAGAAACAAAGATTAAAACATCCTTTGGTCGGGTCGGTGATTTTATTTACTCGAAATTTTCAAAGTAGAGAACAATTGACACGATTATGCCAAGAGATCCATTCGTTGAGAGATACGCCATTACTAATCGTGGTGGATCATGAGGGCGGAAGAGTGCAACGTTTTAAAACGGACGGATTTACTCATCTACCCGCTATGAGAGAGTTGGGTCGCGTATATGAACAAGACGAATTGTTGGCATTACAACTGGCTCAAGCGACAGGCTTTATTCTTGCATCAGAGTTAAGGGCTTGTGGTGTTGACTTTTCATTCACCCCCGTGCTTGATTTGGATTATGGTCGTAGTGATGTGATTGGTAATCGTGCTTTTCACGCCGATCCTAAAGTCGTTTCTTTGTTATCTCGTGCATTAATTCAAGGTTTGTCGGATTCAGGCATGGCATCTTGTGGCAAACATTTTCCAGGTCATGGTTATGTAAATGCAGATTCTCACACGCATGTGCCAATTGATGATAGAAGCTTTGAAGAGATTTACGAAAAAGATGTGAAGCCATATATCGCTTTGGGAAATCTCTCTTTACCAGCTATTATGCCAGCTCACGTTATTTACGAAAAAGTGGATTCACAGCCAGCAGGCTTTTCTAAGTTTTGGGTCCAAAAAATCTTGCGTGAACAATTAGCGTATCAAGGTGTTATTTTCTCAGACGACTTGACGATGGAGGGGGCTTCAGTTGCGGGTGATATTCATGATCGGGCAAAAGCTGCTTTCCATGCGGGTTGTGATATGGTTTTGGTATGTAATCGCCCAGATTTAGCGGATGAGTTGCTGGAGAAGTTGACTCCTCCTGCTGATGTGGAACTCAAGACAAACCGTTTGATGTCTTTATTGCCTGTGGGAGCGGCTTTAACTTGGGATGAATTACAAACGAATGGATTATATGTCAATGCCAAACGACTTTTGCATCAAAACATTTCTCAGTGA
- the acpS gene encoding holo-ACP synthase, protein MIAGIGTDLLYLHRIEASYERWGQRFLDKVYGPQEQAVFARRYARDKHRGIRYLATRFAVKEAFSKAIGLGIRSPMRWSAVQTLNHESGKPMIVLSEPLKTWYEQKFGSAHVSITDESDLVFAFVLVETR, encoded by the coding sequence ATGATAGCGGGTATTGGAACGGATTTACTCTATTTGCATCGTATCGAAGCTAGTTATGAACGTTGGGGGCAACGATTTTTAGATAAGGTTTATGGCCCTCAAGAGCAAGCTGTGTTTGCACGTCGATATGCACGAGATAAACATAGAGGGATTCGTTATTTGGCAACTCGCTTTGCTGTGAAAGAAGCATTTAGTAAGGCGATTGGCTTGGGTATCCGTAGTCCGATGAGATGGTCTGCTGTTCAAACGTTAAACCATGAAAGTGGTAAACCGATGATCGTCTTGTCAGAGCCTTTAAAAACTTGGTATGAACAAAAATTTGGAAGTGCACATGTCTCAATTACAGATGAATCAGATCTTGTCTTCGCTTTCGTACTGGTCGAAACGCGATGA
- a CDS encoding NfeD family protein encodes MSFEAYWGYLIIACLMLLLEVLAPALLGIFLAIASVVVALICYVMPDLDLAWQLCWYAVLSLLSFISWFYWGRHLIKKEKNDSASYLNNRAYHLLNRTIVLQSPITNGIGSEFIDGSRWSLKGDDLPQGTAVKIIDVDNMYLVVEKV; translated from the coding sequence ATGTCATTTGAAGCCTATTGGGGTTATTTGATTATTGCCTGCCTAATGCTTTTATTGGAAGTATTGGCACCTGCCTTATTGGGAATATTTTTAGCGATTGCCTCTGTGGTAGTTGCTTTAATTTGTTATGTGATGCCAGATCTTGATTTGGCATGGCAATTATGTTGGTATGCCGTGTTAAGTTTGTTGAGTTTTATTTCTTGGTTTTACTGGGGAAGACACCTTATTAAAAAAGAAAAGAACGACTCAGCAAGTTACTTAAATAATCGTGCTTATCATTTATTAAATCGTACGATTGTTTTGCAATCCCCCATTACAAATGGCATCGGCTCTGAATTTATAGACGGCAGTCGTTGGTCTTTAAAAGGTGACGATTTACCCCAAGGCACGGCAGTAAAGATTATTGACGTGGATAATATGTATTTGGTGGTGGAAAAAGTCTAA